The following are encoded together in the Salvia hispanica cultivar TCC Black 2014 chromosome 6, UniMelb_Shisp_WGS_1.0, whole genome shotgun sequence genome:
- the LOC125193047 gene encoding uncharacterized protein LOC125193047 isoform X3, with protein sequence MGKLEPNLLKEEIIQLQKELEGQTLVRSALEKALNHRPLIDDSTYKSLSKPAENLIKEIALLELEVVHLEKYLLSMYRTNFSKRLSPLPKTDAQVGKTSLESVSEDSVIPSNASDALADTGIYRSHSSLSHSAVSFRASPPYGAIAEAIDSYHSLPLSMLEHTSEDANETEEPRCGFRETPNWISEEMIRCISTIYSHLCDPPLYAQGEESTSGQHVEASREHSGSFYTMIQVCSIARDSQRLNSVQDLLHKYRCIISKLAQVDPGRLNHEEKLAFWINVHNALVMHAFIVYGVPRGSLKRISLVLKAAYDVGGHTISVDTIQSSILRCRLPRPTQWLQALFFPKTKFKARDTRKSYALKHQEARLHFTLCSGCRSDPTVRVYTAKRVHQELEMSKEEYIQMNIKVQKEQKRLVVPKNVEYFIKEMGMSPLGIAEMLEHSMPHQQRGKVWRKVDYAPHDFAFRFLLCDELLK encoded by the exons ATGGGGAAGTTGGAGCCCAATCTGTTGAAAGAAGAG ATTATACAGCTCCAGAAAGAGCTGGAGGGCCAAACTCTTGTTCGTTCCGCGCTAGAGAAGGCGCTCAATCACCGGCCTCTCATCGATGATTCCACCTACAAATCACTCTCTAAG CCTGCAGAAAATCTCATCAAAGAAATAGCTCTCTTGGAGTTGGAGGTTGTGCATCTGGAGAAGTATCTTCTCTCAATGTACAGAACAAACTTCTCCAAAAGGCTCTCTCCTTTGCCTAAAACTGATGCTCAAGTTGGCAAGACTAGTTTAGAATCAGTGAGTGAGGATTCTGTGATTCCCTCCAACGCCTCAGACGCGTTGGCAGACACTGGTATATACCGCAGCCACTCGTCCCTCTCTCACTCGGCTGTCTCCTTCAGAGCTTCGCCTCCGTATGGAGCTATAGCCGAAGCCATAGACTCCTATCATTCTCTCCCCTTATCCATGCTTGAG CACACGTCCGAAGATGCTAATGAAACAGAGGAGCCTCGTTGTGGCTTCCGGGAAACGCCCAACTGGATATCTGAGGAGATGATCAGATGCATCTCAACCATCTATTCTCATCTGTGTGATCCTCCACTCTATGCACAAGGTGAAGAGAGCACATCGGGGCAGCACGTCGAGGCATCAAGAGAACATTCTGGATCATTCTACACAATGATCCAAGTGTGCAGCATTGCAAGGGACTCCCAGAGGCTGAATTCTGTTCAAGACCTGCTGCACAAGTACAG GTGTATCATTTCTAAACTGGCCCAAGTGGATCCAGGCAGACTGAATCATGAAGAGAAATTAGCATTCTGGATCAATGTACACAATGCACTAGTGATGCAT GCGTTTATAGTATATGGGGTGCCACGAGGAAGCCTAAAGAGGATCTCCCTAGTCCTCAAG GCTGCATATGACGTTGGAGGCCACACGATAAGTGTTGACACCATACAAAGCTCGATTCTGAGGTGCAGGCTGCCTCGTCCAACTCAG TGGCTGCAAGCGTTGTTTTTCCCCAAGACGAAGTTTAAGGCTAGGGATACGCGTAAATCATATGCATTGAAGCATCAAGAGGCACGGCTGCACTTCACCCTGTGCTCAGGCTGCCGGTCAGATCCAACA GTTCGAGTCTACACGGCGAAGAGGGTGCACCAAGAGCTAGAGATGTCTAAAGAAGAGTACATCCAAATGAACATAAAGGTGCAGAAAGAGCAGAAGAGATTGGTTGTGCCAAAGAATGTGGAGTATTTCATAAAGGAGATGGGGATGTCTCCATTAGGCATTGCAGAAATGCTTGAGCACTCAATGCCTCATCAGCAGAGAGGAAAGGTGTGGCGAAAAGTCGATTATGCCCCCCACGACTTCGCCTTCCGTTTCCTGCTCTGTGATGAGCTCCTCAAATGA
- the LOC125193047 gene encoding uncharacterized protein LOC125193047 isoform X5, whose amino-acid sequence MYRTNFSKRLSPLPKTDAQVGKTSLESVSEDSVIPSNASDALADTGIYRSHSSLSHSAVSFRASPPYGAIAEAIDSYHSLPLSMLEHTSEDANETEEPRCGFRETPNWISEEMIRCISTIYSHLCDPPLYAQGEESTSGQHVEASREHSGSFYTMIQVCSIARDSQRLNSVQDLLHKYRCIISKLAQVDPGRLNHEEKLAFWINVHNALVMHAFIVYGVPRGSLKRISLVLKAAYDVGGHTISVDTIQSSILRCRLPRPTQWLQALFFPKTKFKARDTRKSYALKHQEARLHFTLCSGCRSDPTVRVYTAKRVHQELEMSKEEYIQMNIKVQKEQKRLVVPKNVEYFIKEMGMSPLGIAEMLEHSMPHQQRGKVWRKVDYAPHDFAFRFLLCDELLK is encoded by the exons ATGTACAGAACAAACTTCTCCAAAAGGCTCTCTCCTTTGCCTAAAACTGATGCTCAAGTTGGCAAGACTAGTTTAGAATCAGTGAGTGAGGATTCTGTGATTCCCTCCAACGCCTCAGACGCGTTGGCAGACACTGGTATATACCGCAGCCACTCGTCCCTCTCTCACTCGGCTGTCTCCTTCAGAGCTTCGCCTCCGTATGGAGCTATAGCCGAAGCCATAGACTCCTATCATTCTCTCCCCTTATCCATGCTTGAG CACACGTCCGAAGATGCTAATGAAACAGAGGAGCCTCGTTGTGGCTTCCGGGAAACGCCCAACTGGATATCTGAGGAGATGATCAGATGCATCTCAACCATCTATTCTCATCTGTGTGATCCTCCACTCTATGCACAAGGTGAAGAGAGCACATCGGGGCAGCACGTCGAGGCATCAAGAGAACATTCTGGATCATTCTACACAATGATCCAAGTGTGCAGCATTGCAAGGGACTCCCAGAGGCTGAATTCTGTTCAAGACCTGCTGCACAAGTACAG GTGTATCATTTCTAAACTGGCCCAAGTGGATCCAGGCAGACTGAATCATGAAGAGAAATTAGCATTCTGGATCAATGTACACAATGCACTAGTGATGCAT GCGTTTATAGTATATGGGGTGCCACGAGGAAGCCTAAAGAGGATCTCCCTAGTCCTCAAG GCTGCATATGACGTTGGAGGCCACACGATAAGTGTTGACACCATACAAAGCTCGATTCTGAGGTGCAGGCTGCCTCGTCCAACTCAG TGGCTGCAAGCGTTGTTTTTCCCCAAGACGAAGTTTAAGGCTAGGGATACGCGTAAATCATATGCATTGAAGCATCAAGAGGCACGGCTGCACTTCACCCTGTGCTCAGGCTGCCGGTCAGATCCAACA GTTCGAGTCTACACGGCGAAGAGGGTGCACCAAGAGCTAGAGATGTCTAAAGAAGAGTACATCCAAATGAACATAAAGGTGCAGAAAGAGCAGAAGAGATTGGTTGTGCCAAAGAATGTGGAGTATTTCATAAAGGAGATGGGGATGTCTCCATTAGGCATTGCAGAAATGCTTGAGCACTCAATGCCTCATCAGCAGAGAGGAAAGGTGTGGCGAAAAGTCGATTATGCCCCCCACGACTTCGCCTTCCGTTTCCTGCTCTGTGATGAGCTCCTCAAATGA
- the LOC125193047 gene encoding uncharacterized protein LOC125193047 isoform X4 has translation MPLMGEIILFHQSCPTYSYLMIFHKVVTKRITCTNLSIFQPAENLIKEIALLELEVVHLEKYLLSMYRTNFSKRLSPLPKTDAQVGKTSLESVSEDSVIPSNASDALADTGIYRSHSSLSHSAVSFRASPPYGAIAEAIDSYHSLPLSMLEHTSEDANETEEPRCGFRETPNWISEEMIRCISTIYSHLCDPPLYAQGEESTSGQHVEASREHSGSFYTMIQVCSIARDSQRLNSVQDLLHKYRCIISKLAQVDPGRLNHEEKLAFWINVHNALVMHAFIVYGVPRGSLKRISLVLKAAYDVGGHTISVDTIQSSILRCRLPRPTQWLQALFFPKTKFKARDTRKSYALKHQEARLHFTLCSGCRSDPTVRVYTAKRVHQELEMSKEEYIQMNIKVQKEQKRLVVPKNVEYFIKEMGMSPLGIAEMLEHSMPHQQRGKVWRKVDYAPHDFAFRFLLCDELLK, from the exons ATGCCTTTGATGGGAGAGATAATACTATTTCACCAATCGTGTCCAACATATTCATACCTAATGATTTTCCACAAAGTGGTGACGAAACGTATAACTTGTAcaaatctttctattttccaA CCTGCAGAAAATCTCATCAAAGAAATAGCTCTCTTGGAGTTGGAGGTTGTGCATCTGGAGAAGTATCTTCTCTCAATGTACAGAACAAACTTCTCCAAAAGGCTCTCTCCTTTGCCTAAAACTGATGCTCAAGTTGGCAAGACTAGTTTAGAATCAGTGAGTGAGGATTCTGTGATTCCCTCCAACGCCTCAGACGCGTTGGCAGACACTGGTATATACCGCAGCCACTCGTCCCTCTCTCACTCGGCTGTCTCCTTCAGAGCTTCGCCTCCGTATGGAGCTATAGCCGAAGCCATAGACTCCTATCATTCTCTCCCCTTATCCATGCTTGAG CACACGTCCGAAGATGCTAATGAAACAGAGGAGCCTCGTTGTGGCTTCCGGGAAACGCCCAACTGGATATCTGAGGAGATGATCAGATGCATCTCAACCATCTATTCTCATCTGTGTGATCCTCCACTCTATGCACAAGGTGAAGAGAGCACATCGGGGCAGCACGTCGAGGCATCAAGAGAACATTCTGGATCATTCTACACAATGATCCAAGTGTGCAGCATTGCAAGGGACTCCCAGAGGCTGAATTCTGTTCAAGACCTGCTGCACAAGTACAG GTGTATCATTTCTAAACTGGCCCAAGTGGATCCAGGCAGACTGAATCATGAAGAGAAATTAGCATTCTGGATCAATGTACACAATGCACTAGTGATGCAT GCGTTTATAGTATATGGGGTGCCACGAGGAAGCCTAAAGAGGATCTCCCTAGTCCTCAAG GCTGCATATGACGTTGGAGGCCACACGATAAGTGTTGACACCATACAAAGCTCGATTCTGAGGTGCAGGCTGCCTCGTCCAACTCAG TGGCTGCAAGCGTTGTTTTTCCCCAAGACGAAGTTTAAGGCTAGGGATACGCGTAAATCATATGCATTGAAGCATCAAGAGGCACGGCTGCACTTCACCCTGTGCTCAGGCTGCCGGTCAGATCCAACA GTTCGAGTCTACACGGCGAAGAGGGTGCACCAAGAGCTAGAGATGTCTAAAGAAGAGTACATCCAAATGAACATAAAGGTGCAGAAAGAGCAGAAGAGATTGGTTGTGCCAAAGAATGTGGAGTATTTCATAAAGGAGATGGGGATGTCTCCATTAGGCATTGCAGAAATGCTTGAGCACTCAATGCCTCATCAGCAGAGAGGAAAGGTGTGGCGAAAAGTCGATTATGCCCCCCACGACTTCGCCTTCCGTTTCCTGCTCTGTGATGAGCTCCTCAAATGA
- the LOC125193047 gene encoding uncharacterized protein LOC125193047 isoform X2, translating to MGKLEPNLLKEEIIQLQKELEGQTLVRSALEKALNHRPLIDDSTYKSLSKVAHSFLVVCSFTTKYFLCQEKKHAFDGRDNTISPIVSNIFIPNDFPQSGDETYNLYKSFYFPKNLIKEIALLELEVVHLEKYLLSMYRTNFSKRLSPLPKTDAQVGKTSLESVSEDSVIPSNASDALADTGIYRSHSSLSHSAVSFRASPPYGAIAEAIDSYHSLPLSMLEHTSEDANETEEPRCGFRETPNWISEEMIRCISTIYSHLCDPPLYAQGEESTSGQHVEASREHSGSFYTMIQVCSIARDSQRLNSVQDLLHKYRCIISKLAQVDPGRLNHEEKLAFWINVHNALVMHAFIVYGVPRGSLKRISLVLKAAYDVGGHTISVDTIQSSILRCRLPRPTQVRVYTAKRVHQELEMSKEEYIQMNIKVQKEQKRLVVPKNVEYFIKEMGMSPLGIAEMLEHSMPHQQRGKVWRKVDYAPHDFAFRFLLCDELLK from the exons ATGGGGAAGTTGGAGCCCAATCTGTTGAAAGAAGAG ATTATACAGCTCCAGAAAGAGCTGGAGGGCCAAACTCTTGTTCGTTCCGCGCTAGAGAAGGCGCTCAATCACCGGCCTCTCATCGATGATTCCACCTACAAATCACTCTCTAAGGTTGCTCATTCTTTTCTTGTAGTTTGTTCATtcacaacaaaatattttctgtGTCAGGAAAAAAAACATGCCTTTGATGGGAGAGATAATACTATTTCACCAATCGTGTCCAACATATTCATACCTAATGATTTTCCACAAAGTGGTGACGAAACGTATAACTTGTAcaaatctttctattttccaA AAAATCTCATCAAAGAAATAGCTCTCTTGGAGTTGGAGGTTGTGCATCTGGAGAAGTATCTTCTCTCAATGTACAGAACAAACTTCTCCAAAAGGCTCTCTCCTTTGCCTAAAACTGATGCTCAAGTTGGCAAGACTAGTTTAGAATCAGTGAGTGAGGATTCTGTGATTCCCTCCAACGCCTCAGACGCGTTGGCAGACACTGGTATATACCGCAGCCACTCGTCCCTCTCTCACTCGGCTGTCTCCTTCAGAGCTTCGCCTCCGTATGGAGCTATAGCCGAAGCCATAGACTCCTATCATTCTCTCCCCTTATCCATGCTTGAG CACACGTCCGAAGATGCTAATGAAACAGAGGAGCCTCGTTGTGGCTTCCGGGAAACGCCCAACTGGATATCTGAGGAGATGATCAGATGCATCTCAACCATCTATTCTCATCTGTGTGATCCTCCACTCTATGCACAAGGTGAAGAGAGCACATCGGGGCAGCACGTCGAGGCATCAAGAGAACATTCTGGATCATTCTACACAATGATCCAAGTGTGCAGCATTGCAAGGGACTCCCAGAGGCTGAATTCTGTTCAAGACCTGCTGCACAAGTACAG GTGTATCATTTCTAAACTGGCCCAAGTGGATCCAGGCAGACTGAATCATGAAGAGAAATTAGCATTCTGGATCAATGTACACAATGCACTAGTGATGCAT GCGTTTATAGTATATGGGGTGCCACGAGGAAGCCTAAAGAGGATCTCCCTAGTCCTCAAG GCTGCATATGACGTTGGAGGCCACACGATAAGTGTTGACACCATACAAAGCTCGATTCTGAGGTGCAGGCTGCCTCGTCCAACTCAG GTTCGAGTCTACACGGCGAAGAGGGTGCACCAAGAGCTAGAGATGTCTAAAGAAGAGTACATCCAAATGAACATAAAGGTGCAGAAAGAGCAGAAGAGATTGGTTGTGCCAAAGAATGTGGAGTATTTCATAAAGGAGATGGGGATGTCTCCATTAGGCATTGCAGAAATGCTTGAGCACTCAATGCCTCATCAGCAGAGAGGAAAGGTGTGGCGAAAAGTCGATTATGCCCCCCACGACTTCGCCTTCCGTTTCCTGCTCTGTGATGAGCTCCTCAAATGA
- the LOC125193047 gene encoding uncharacterized protein LOC125193047 isoform X1, protein MGKLEPNLLKEEIIQLQKELEGQTLVRSALEKALNHRPLIDDSTYKSLSKVAHSFLVVCSFTTKYFLCQEKKHAFDGRDNTISPIVSNIFIPNDFPQSGDETYNLYKSFYFPKNLIKEIALLELEVVHLEKYLLSMYRTNFSKRLSPLPKTDAQVGKTSLESVSEDSVIPSNASDALADTGIYRSHSSLSHSAVSFRASPPYGAIAEAIDSYHSLPLSMLEHTSEDANETEEPRCGFRETPNWISEEMIRCISTIYSHLCDPPLYAQGEESTSGQHVEASREHSGSFYTMIQVCSIARDSQRLNSVQDLLHKYRCIISKLAQVDPGRLNHEEKLAFWINVHNALVMHAFIVYGVPRGSLKRISLVLKAAYDVGGHTISVDTIQSSILRCRLPRPTQWLQALFFPKTKFKARDTRKSYALKHQEARLHFTLCSGCRSDPTVRVYTAKRVHQELEMSKEEYIQMNIKVQKEQKRLVVPKNVEYFIKEMGMSPLGIAEMLEHSMPHQQRGKVWRKVDYAPHDFAFRFLLCDELLK, encoded by the exons ATGGGGAAGTTGGAGCCCAATCTGTTGAAAGAAGAG ATTATACAGCTCCAGAAAGAGCTGGAGGGCCAAACTCTTGTTCGTTCCGCGCTAGAGAAGGCGCTCAATCACCGGCCTCTCATCGATGATTCCACCTACAAATCACTCTCTAAGGTTGCTCATTCTTTTCTTGTAGTTTGTTCATtcacaacaaaatattttctgtGTCAGGAAAAAAAACATGCCTTTGATGGGAGAGATAATACTATTTCACCAATCGTGTCCAACATATTCATACCTAATGATTTTCCACAAAGTGGTGACGAAACGTATAACTTGTAcaaatctttctattttccaA AAAATCTCATCAAAGAAATAGCTCTCTTGGAGTTGGAGGTTGTGCATCTGGAGAAGTATCTTCTCTCAATGTACAGAACAAACTTCTCCAAAAGGCTCTCTCCTTTGCCTAAAACTGATGCTCAAGTTGGCAAGACTAGTTTAGAATCAGTGAGTGAGGATTCTGTGATTCCCTCCAACGCCTCAGACGCGTTGGCAGACACTGGTATATACCGCAGCCACTCGTCCCTCTCTCACTCGGCTGTCTCCTTCAGAGCTTCGCCTCCGTATGGAGCTATAGCCGAAGCCATAGACTCCTATCATTCTCTCCCCTTATCCATGCTTGAG CACACGTCCGAAGATGCTAATGAAACAGAGGAGCCTCGTTGTGGCTTCCGGGAAACGCCCAACTGGATATCTGAGGAGATGATCAGATGCATCTCAACCATCTATTCTCATCTGTGTGATCCTCCACTCTATGCACAAGGTGAAGAGAGCACATCGGGGCAGCACGTCGAGGCATCAAGAGAACATTCTGGATCATTCTACACAATGATCCAAGTGTGCAGCATTGCAAGGGACTCCCAGAGGCTGAATTCTGTTCAAGACCTGCTGCACAAGTACAG GTGTATCATTTCTAAACTGGCCCAAGTGGATCCAGGCAGACTGAATCATGAAGAGAAATTAGCATTCTGGATCAATGTACACAATGCACTAGTGATGCAT GCGTTTATAGTATATGGGGTGCCACGAGGAAGCCTAAAGAGGATCTCCCTAGTCCTCAAG GCTGCATATGACGTTGGAGGCCACACGATAAGTGTTGACACCATACAAAGCTCGATTCTGAGGTGCAGGCTGCCTCGTCCAACTCAG TGGCTGCAAGCGTTGTTTTTCCCCAAGACGAAGTTTAAGGCTAGGGATACGCGTAAATCATATGCATTGAAGCATCAAGAGGCACGGCTGCACTTCACCCTGTGCTCAGGCTGCCGGTCAGATCCAACA GTTCGAGTCTACACGGCGAAGAGGGTGCACCAAGAGCTAGAGATGTCTAAAGAAGAGTACATCCAAATGAACATAAAGGTGCAGAAAGAGCAGAAGAGATTGGTTGTGCCAAAGAATGTGGAGTATTTCATAAAGGAGATGGGGATGTCTCCATTAGGCATTGCAGAAATGCTTGAGCACTCAATGCCTCATCAGCAGAGAGGAAAGGTGTGGCGAAAAGTCGATTATGCCCCCCACGACTTCGCCTTCCGTTTCCTGCTCTGTGATGAGCTCCTCAAATGA